The proteins below come from a single Salvelinus fontinalis isolate EN_2023a chromosome 1, ASM2944872v1, whole genome shotgun sequence genomic window:
- the LOC129830239 gene encoding polycomb group RING finger protein 5-B-like isoform X3 — translation MTSPRKHLVKDFNHFITCYVCKGYLIKPTTVTECLHTFCKSCILQHFEDSNDCPKCGIQVHETNPREMLRLDNTLEEIIFKLVPGLREKEQQQEIEFWRSRKWKENGEEDGPRSKRSRLDDDDDDDNDGGGDGDYHRSDPQIAISLDCLRNSSLVGENIVKGLMKKFIRCSTRVTVGTIKKFLSLKLKLPSSYELDVLCNGEIMGKDHTMEFIFMTRWRLRGETAYPMVLEYRPRIDFG, via the exons ATGACCTCACCGAGAAAGCACCTGGTCAAGGATTTCAACCACTTCATCACATGCTACGTGTGTAAAGGATACCTGATCAAGCCCACCACGGTGACAGAGTGCCTGCACACCT TTTGTAAAAGTTGCATCCTCCAACACTTTGAAGACAGCAACGACTGCCCCAAATGTGGCATCCAAGTCCATGAAACCAACCCTCGAGAGATGTTAAG GTTGGACAACACTTTAGAGGAAATCATTTTCAAACTCGTGCCTGGGCTAAGAGAAA AGGAACAACAGCAGGAGATCGAGTTCTGGAGGAGTCGGAAGTGGAAGGAGAATGGAGAAG AAGACGGCCCCCGATCGAAGAGATCCAGGCTGGAtgacgacgatgatgatgataatgatggtggtggggaTGGAGACTACCACAGGAGTGACCCGCAGATAGCCATCAGTCTTGACTGTCTACGCAACAGCAGCCTGGTGGGAGAGAACATTGTTAAG GGCTTAATGAAGAAATTTATACGCTGCTCGACTCGAGTGACAGTCGGAACAATCAAGAAGTTTCTCAGCTTGAAGTTAAAGCTTCCAAGTTCTTATGAG CTAGACGTCCTATGCAACGGGGAGATCATGGGAAAAGACCACACCATGGAGTTCATCTTCATGACGCGGTGGAGACTTCGTGGTGAAACC gccTACCCAATGGTACTAGAATATCGGCCACGGATAGACTTTGGTTGA
- the LOC129830239 gene encoding polycomb group RING finger protein 5-B-like isoform X1: protein MTSPRKHLVKDFNHFITCYVCKGYLIKPTTVTECLHTFCKSCILQHFEDSNDCPKCGIQVHETNPREMLRLDNTLEEIIFKLVPGLREKEQQQEIEFWRSRKWKENGEEDGPRSKRSRLDDDDDDDNDGGGDGDYHRSDPQIAISLDCLRNSSLVGENIVKGLMKKFIRCSTRVTVGTIKKFLSLKLKLPSSYELDVLCNGEIMGKDHTMEFIFMTRWRLRGETHILATKAYPMVLEYRPRIDFG from the exons ATGACCTCACCGAGAAAGCACCTGGTCAAGGATTTCAACCACTTCATCACATGCTACGTGTGTAAAGGATACCTGATCAAGCCCACCACGGTGACAGAGTGCCTGCACACCT TTTGTAAAAGTTGCATCCTCCAACACTTTGAAGACAGCAACGACTGCCCCAAATGTGGCATCCAAGTCCATGAAACCAACCCTCGAGAGATGTTAAG GTTGGACAACACTTTAGAGGAAATCATTTTCAAACTCGTGCCTGGGCTAAGAGAAA AGGAACAACAGCAGGAGATCGAGTTCTGGAGGAGTCGGAAGTGGAAGGAGAATGGAGAAG AAGACGGCCCCCGATCGAAGAGATCCAGGCTGGAtgacgacgatgatgatgataatgatggtggtggggaTGGAGACTACCACAGGAGTGACCCGCAGATAGCCATCAGTCTTGACTGTCTACGCAACAGCAGCCTGGTGGGAGAGAACATTGTTAAG GGCTTAATGAAGAAATTTATACGCTGCTCGACTCGAGTGACAGTCGGAACAATCAAGAAGTTTCTCAGCTTGAAGTTAAAGCTTCCAAGTTCTTATGAG CTAGACGTCCTATGCAACGGGGAGATCATGGGAAAAGACCACACCATGGAGTTCATCTTCATGACGCGGTGGAGACTTCGTGGTGAAACC CATATCCTGGCTACAAAG gccTACCCAATGGTACTAGAATATCGGCCACGGATAGACTTTGGTTGA
- the LOC129830239 gene encoding polycomb group RING finger protein 5-B-like isoform X2, with translation MTSPRKHLVKDFNHFITCYVCKGYLIKPTTVTECLHTFCKSCILQHFEDSNDCPKCGIQVHETNPREMLRLDNTLEEIIFKLVPGLREKEQQQEIEFWRSRKWKENGEDGPRSKRSRLDDDDDDDNDGGGDGDYHRSDPQIAISLDCLRNSSLVGENIVKGLMKKFIRCSTRVTVGTIKKFLSLKLKLPSSYELDVLCNGEIMGKDHTMEFIFMTRWRLRGETHILATKAYPMVLEYRPRIDFG, from the exons ATGACCTCACCGAGAAAGCACCTGGTCAAGGATTTCAACCACTTCATCACATGCTACGTGTGTAAAGGATACCTGATCAAGCCCACCACGGTGACAGAGTGCCTGCACACCT TTTGTAAAAGTTGCATCCTCCAACACTTTGAAGACAGCAACGACTGCCCCAAATGTGGCATCCAAGTCCATGAAACCAACCCTCGAGAGATGTTAAG GTTGGACAACACTTTAGAGGAAATCATTTTCAAACTCGTGCCTGGGCTAAGAGAAA AGGAACAACAGCAGGAGATCGAGTTCTGGAGGAGTCGGAAGTGGAAGGAGAATGGAGAAG ACGGCCCCCGATCGAAGAGATCCAGGCTGGAtgacgacgatgatgatgataatgatggtggtggggaTGGAGACTACCACAGGAGTGACCCGCAGATAGCCATCAGTCTTGACTGTCTACGCAACAGCAGCCTGGTGGGAGAGAACATTGTTAAG GGCTTAATGAAGAAATTTATACGCTGCTCGACTCGAGTGACAGTCGGAACAATCAAGAAGTTTCTCAGCTTGAAGTTAAAGCTTCCAAGTTCTTATGAG CTAGACGTCCTATGCAACGGGGAGATCATGGGAAAAGACCACACCATGGAGTTCATCTTCATGACGCGGTGGAGACTTCGTGGTGAAACC CATATCCTGGCTACAAAG gccTACCCAATGGTACTAGAATATCGGCCACGGATAGACTTTGGTTGA
- the LOC129830239 gene encoding polycomb group RING finger protein 5-B-like isoform X4, translating into MTSPRKHLVKDFNHFITCYVCKGYLIKPTTVTECLHTFCKSCILQHFEDSNDCPKCGIQVHETNPREMLRLDNTLEEIIFKLVPGLREKEQQQEIEFWRSRKWKENGEDGPRSKRSRLDDDDDDDNDGGGDGDYHRSDPQIAISLDCLRNSSLVGENIVKGLMKKFIRCSTRVTVGTIKKFLSLKLKLPSSYELDVLCNGEIMGKDHTMEFIFMTRWRLRGETAYPMVLEYRPRIDFG; encoded by the exons ATGACCTCACCGAGAAAGCACCTGGTCAAGGATTTCAACCACTTCATCACATGCTACGTGTGTAAAGGATACCTGATCAAGCCCACCACGGTGACAGAGTGCCTGCACACCT TTTGTAAAAGTTGCATCCTCCAACACTTTGAAGACAGCAACGACTGCCCCAAATGTGGCATCCAAGTCCATGAAACCAACCCTCGAGAGATGTTAAG GTTGGACAACACTTTAGAGGAAATCATTTTCAAACTCGTGCCTGGGCTAAGAGAAA AGGAACAACAGCAGGAGATCGAGTTCTGGAGGAGTCGGAAGTGGAAGGAGAATGGAGAAG ACGGCCCCCGATCGAAGAGATCCAGGCTGGAtgacgacgatgatgatgataatgatggtggtggggaTGGAGACTACCACAGGAGTGACCCGCAGATAGCCATCAGTCTTGACTGTCTACGCAACAGCAGCCTGGTGGGAGAGAACATTGTTAAG GGCTTAATGAAGAAATTTATACGCTGCTCGACTCGAGTGACAGTCGGAACAATCAAGAAGTTTCTCAGCTTGAAGTTAAAGCTTCCAAGTTCTTATGAG CTAGACGTCCTATGCAACGGGGAGATCATGGGAAAAGACCACACCATGGAGTTCATCTTCATGACGCGGTGGAGACTTCGTGGTGAAACC gccTACCCAATGGTACTAGAATATCGGCCACGGATAGACTTTGGTTGA